In Pengzhenrongella sicca, a single genomic region encodes these proteins:
- a CDS encoding UbiA family prenyltransferase — MRRVGRVAQGLAISCHLGPTLAVTALALALALGVGVDAGTAAVLGAAVLAGQLSVGWSNDWIDAGRDLAVGRRDKPVVSGLVSARTLRGAALGAAAACVGLSFAVGWLAGAAHVLAVASAWSYNLGLKSTPWSWAPYALSFGLLTAFVTLALPGHPWPAWWVPVAAGLLGVGAHLANVLPDLEDDDATGVRGLPHRLGRVGASLLAPGLLVAATALVVLGPPGPAPAGSWVGLAAAAALAGAGGAIALRRHRSKAPFYLTMVVAAVAVVLLVRAASALTTTA, encoded by the coding sequence GTGCGACGTGTCGGCCGGGTAGCCCAGGGGCTGGCGATCTCCTGCCACCTGGGCCCCACGCTCGCGGTCACGGCGCTCGCGCTCGCGCTGGCGCTCGGCGTCGGCGTCGACGCTGGGACGGCTGCGGTCCTGGGGGCCGCCGTGCTCGCGGGCCAGCTCTCGGTCGGCTGGTCCAACGACTGGATCGACGCGGGGCGGGACCTCGCGGTGGGTCGGCGCGACAAGCCGGTCGTGTCCGGGCTGGTCTCGGCGCGGACGCTGCGGGGCGCCGCGCTGGGCGCCGCGGCGGCGTGCGTCGGGCTGTCGTTCGCGGTCGGCTGGCTCGCGGGAGCCGCGCACGTGCTCGCCGTCGCCTCCGCCTGGAGCTACAACCTGGGGCTCAAGAGCACCCCGTGGTCGTGGGCGCCGTACGCGCTGTCGTTCGGGCTGCTCACCGCCTTCGTGACCCTGGCGCTGCCGGGGCACCCGTGGCCGGCGTGGTGGGTCCCGGTGGCGGCGGGACTGCTCGGCGTCGGCGCGCACCTGGCCAACGTGCTGCCCGATCTCGAGGACGACGACGCGACGGGCGTCCGGGGGCTGCCGCACCGCCTCGGGCGGGTGGGCGCAAGCCTGCTCGCGCCCGGGCTGCTCGTGGCCGCGACGGCGCTCGTCGTCCTCGGGCCGCCCGGCCCCGCGCCGGCCGGGTCGTGGGTGGGACTGGCGGCGGCCGCGGCGCTCGCCGGCGCCGGCGGGGCCATCGCGCTGCGGCGGCACCGGAGCAAGGCGCCGTTCTACCTCACGATGGTCGTGGCGGCCGTCGCGGTGGTCCTCCTCGTGCGGGCCGCGTCGGCGCTGACCACGACGGCGTGA
- a CDS encoding S-layer homology domain-containing protein, with amino-acid sequence MATLSGLTVAGLAAPGMAADPDPRVAGLHPFSVASAANTAIGSGAIFESATATRTAALLKGTATINSTAWSIAVYIAKTSDPVVTLTDSSKGVVRSIYLPADAQVTAGLDKALTVVQPDGVTAYETYKMAKLSATAWTSTNVIQTDLRNTGLLGGTRAAGISQLVGLIRTEEVAAAKIPHVLAVSIPDSMLKVGPVWPARLQDNNSATAYKGPIAMGTMMGIPPSVNLATLGLSAEGLALAKAFQDYGAYVVDRSETIALYTDPKSNATAVARMKSDYQKKLFPLLRIITNSTATNIAGGGTRRQPAAAEFYVAPPAPVAPGQPVVTSAAAGDRQATVGWTAPTSTGGSAITGYTVTSSSGTTSTTDGSARSAVVTGLTAGQSYTFTVTARNAVASGAVSTASSAVKLAYTDVAAGSAFAADVDWFVSTGLGTGLADGSFGAANANTRAEIAVQLYKLAGSPAVTATTSAFTDVPVSSPSFKAITWMAAQGITTGTLLADGTRVFSPNDQVSRAITAVFLYRAAGSPAFTAPATSPFTDVATTYSFYKEITWLVANGIAKGTTVPASTTYQPTAPTTRLVTATYLHRFDALA; translated from the coding sequence ATGGCGACGTTGAGCGGCCTGACGGTAGCCGGCCTGGCCGCACCCGGGATGGCAGCGGACCCCGATCCGCGCGTCGCGGGGCTGCATCCGTTCTCCGTGGCCTCGGCCGCAAACACTGCGATCGGCTCCGGCGCCATCTTCGAGTCCGCAACCGCCACCCGCACGGCGGCGCTGCTCAAGGGCACCGCGACCATCAACTCCACCGCCTGGTCCATCGCGGTCTACATCGCCAAGACGTCCGACCCGGTCGTGACCCTCACGGACTCCTCCAAGGGCGTCGTGCGCAGCATCTACCTGCCCGCCGACGCCCAGGTCACCGCGGGCCTCGACAAGGCCCTGACGGTCGTCCAGCCCGATGGCGTGACGGCGTACGAGACCTACAAGATGGCGAAGCTCTCCGCGACTGCGTGGACCTCCACGAACGTCATCCAGACCGACCTGCGCAACACCGGCCTGCTCGGCGGGACGCGCGCGGCGGGCATCAGTCAGCTCGTCGGCCTGATCCGCACCGAAGAGGTCGCCGCGGCCAAGATCCCGCACGTCCTCGCCGTCTCGATCCCCGACTCCATGCTCAAGGTCGGGCCGGTGTGGCCGGCTCGCCTGCAGGACAACAACTCCGCGACCGCCTACAAGGGCCCGATCGCGATGGGCACCATGATGGGCATCCCGCCGAGCGTGAACCTGGCCACCCTGGGCCTGTCCGCCGAGGGCCTGGCCCTCGCCAAGGCCTTCCAGGACTACGGCGCCTACGTGGTCGACCGCTCCGAGACCATCGCGCTCTACACCGACCCGAAGTCCAACGCCACCGCCGTCGCCCGCATGAAGTCCGACTACCAGAAGAAGCTCTTCCCGCTGCTGCGCATCATCACCAACAGCACCGCGACCAACATCGCCGGCGGCGGCACCCGCCGCCAGCCCGCGGCCGCCGAGTTCTACGTCGCGCCGCCCGCGCCCGTCGCGCCGGGCCAGCCCGTCGTCACCTCGGCCGCAGCCGGCGACCGGCAGGCGACCGTCGGCTGGACCGCACCCACCAGCACCGGCGGGTCGGCCATCACGGGCTACACCGTCACCTCCAGCTCAGGCACGACCAGCACGACGGACGGCAGTGCTCGCAGCGCCGTCGTGACCGGGCTCACGGCCGGCCAGAGCTACACCTTCACCGTCACGGCCCGCAACGCCGTCGCCTCCGGCGCGGTCAGCACGGCGAGCTCCGCCGTCAAGCTCGCCTACACCGATGTCGCCGCCGGCAGCGCCTTCGCGGCCGACGTCGACTGGTTCGTCTCGACCGGTCTCGGAACGGGGCTCGCCGACGGCTCGTTCGGCGCCGCGAACGCGAACACCCGCGCCGAGATCGCCGTGCAGCTGTACAAGCTCGCCGGCTCCCCCGCCGTCACGGCGACCACGTCGGCCTTCACGGATGTACCCGTCTCGAGCCCGTCGTTCAAGGCGATCACCTGGATGGCGGCACAGGGCATCACGACCGGGACCCTGCTGGCGGACGGCACGCGGGTCTTCAGCCCGAACGACCAGGTCTCGCGCGCCATCACCGCGGTCTTCCTGTACCGCGCGGCCGGGTCGCCCGCCTTCACCGCCCCCGCCACGTCACCGTTCACCGACGTCGCCACGACGTACTCGTTCTACAAGGAGATCACCTGGCTCGTCGCCAACGGCATCGCGAAGGGCACGACGGTCCCCGCCAGCACCACGTACCAGCCGACGGCCCCGACCACCCGCCTGGTCACCGCGACCTACTTGCACCGGTTCGACGCGCTCGCCTGA
- a CDS encoding MFS transporter, with protein METRTDPDSAHLTLTERLDALPFTREHRRVLVGSGVGWAFDAMDVGLISFVLAQLAVTWQATSTELSWIASAGFVGMAIGAGVGGLLADRLGRRQVFAATLLLYGLATGASALSWSVASLIALRFVVGLGLGAELPVASTLVSEFAPPRIRGRMVVALEAFWALGWTAAAVIGFLVVPNGDSGWRWALALGALPALWAVVVRRSLPESVRFLVSTGRHDAAEATVRRFERSAGITPTTPARAPAAPARPRVGPLPRVRDLLAPGLRDRTLTLWAVWFTVNFAYYGAFIWLPTVLHASGLSLVRSFGYTLIITLAQLPGYAASAVLVERWGRRPTLAAFLVGAAAAAGLFAGAAGSAQVLTAGMLLSFFNLGAWGALYAITPELYPTRLRATGSGWAAGVGRIASILAPLAVPQLRALGGTPLLFEVFAAVFVVAALCALRLPERRGQELEE; from the coding sequence GTGGAGACCCGGACAGACCCCGACAGTGCGCACCTGACGCTGACCGAACGGCTGGATGCGCTGCCGTTCACGCGCGAGCACCGGCGCGTGCTGGTCGGCTCGGGCGTCGGCTGGGCCTTCGACGCGATGGACGTGGGCCTGATCTCGTTCGTGCTCGCGCAGCTCGCCGTGACCTGGCAGGCCACCTCGACCGAGCTGTCGTGGATCGCCTCCGCCGGGTTCGTCGGGATGGCGATCGGCGCGGGCGTCGGCGGCCTCCTGGCCGATCGCCTCGGCCGCCGGCAGGTCTTCGCGGCCACGCTGCTCCTGTACGGCCTCGCGACCGGAGCCTCGGCGCTGTCCTGGTCGGTCGCGTCCCTGATCGCCCTGCGCTTCGTGGTCGGTCTCGGCCTCGGCGCGGAGCTGCCGGTCGCGTCCACGCTGGTGAGCGAGTTCGCGCCGCCGCGGATCCGTGGCCGGATGGTCGTGGCGCTCGAGGCCTTCTGGGCGCTCGGCTGGACAGCGGCCGCGGTCATCGGGTTTCTCGTCGTGCCGAACGGCGATTCCGGCTGGCGCTGGGCACTCGCCCTCGGCGCACTGCCCGCCCTGTGGGCCGTCGTCGTGCGCCGGAGCCTGCCGGAGTCGGTCCGCTTCCTCGTGTCCACCGGCCGGCACGACGCCGCCGAGGCCACCGTGCGCCGGTTCGAGCGCTCGGCCGGGATCACGCCGACGACGCCGGCACGCGCCCCGGCCGCACCCGCTCGCCCGCGCGTCGGGCCGCTCCCCCGCGTCCGGGACCTGCTGGCGCCGGGACTGCGCGATCGCACCCTCACGCTCTGGGCCGTGTGGTTCACCGTGAACTTCGCGTACTACGGCGCCTTCATCTGGCTGCCCACCGTGCTGCACGCCTCGGGCCTGTCCCTCGTGCGCTCGTTCGGCTACACGCTGATCATCACCCTCGCGCAGCTGCCCGGGTACGCCGCCAGCGCCGTGCTCGTCGAACGCTGGGGGCGGCGGCCGACGCTCGCGGCCTTCCTGGTCGGCGCCGCGGCCGCCGCGGGCCTGTTCGCGGGAGCTGCGGGCTCCGCGCAGGTACTGACCGCGGGGATGTTGCTGTCGTTCTTCAACCTCGGCGCCTGGGGCGCCCTGTACGCGATCACCCCCGAGCTGTACCCGACCCGGCTGCGCGCCACCGGCTCGGGCTGGGCCGCCGGCGTCGGCCGCATCGCTTCGATCCTCGCGCCGCTGGCAGTTCCGCAGCTGCGCGCGCTGGGCGGGACCCCGCTGCTGTTCGAGGTCTTCGCCGCCGTCTTCGTCGTCGCGGCGCTGTGCGCGCTGCGCCTGCCCGAGCGGCGCGGTCAGGAGCTCGAGGAATGA
- a CDS encoding NAD(P)/FAD-dependent oxidoreductase has protein sequence MTAAVDADVLVVGGGPIGLAAAIEARLAGLSVVVVEARPGPIDKACGEGLMPGAVAALARLGVAPDGHVLAGIGYRSGPRHAEHLFATGTGLGVRRTTLHAALAARATTLGVERVTARVRTIEADPGGVTAAGVRAGWLLGCDGLHSTVRRLAGLARPVTAWRTPPGARDRRRYGVRRHFRVAPWTDLVEVYWARRVEAYVTPVTDDVVGVALLGPARVDYAAELAGIPRLARLLDGAEPLGPPLGAGPLRQRTTARSAGRIRLVGDASGYVDALTGEGLRVGLAQAAAAITHLEDAAAYERAWTRSTRDCRLLTSALVAAATSPLRPAIVPVAVAAPRIFAAGVERLAR, from the coding sequence ATGACGGCCGCGGTCGACGCCGACGTCCTGGTCGTGGGCGGCGGCCCGATCGGGCTCGCGGCCGCGATCGAGGCGCGCCTGGCGGGGCTGAGCGTCGTCGTGGTGGAGGCGCGGCCGGGCCCGATCGACAAGGCGTGCGGCGAGGGCCTGATGCCCGGCGCGGTCGCGGCGCTCGCCCGGCTCGGCGTCGCACCCGACGGGCACGTGCTGGCGGGCATCGGCTACCGCTCGGGTCCGCGGCACGCCGAGCACCTGTTCGCGACCGGGACCGGCCTCGGCGTGCGCCGCACCACGCTGCACGCGGCGCTGGCCGCCCGCGCGACGACCCTCGGCGTCGAGCGCGTGACCGCGCGCGTCCGGACGATCGAGGCCGATCCGGGCGGCGTCACGGCTGCCGGGGTGCGCGCCGGCTGGCTCCTGGGGTGCGACGGCCTGCACTCGACGGTGCGCCGCCTCGCCGGGCTCGCGCGGCCGGTCACCGCGTGGCGCACGCCCCCCGGCGCGCGAGACCGCCGGCGGTACGGCGTCCGGCGGCACTTCCGCGTCGCGCCGTGGACGGACCTTGTCGAGGTCTACTGGGCCCGGCGGGTCGAGGCCTACGTCACGCCCGTGACCGACGACGTCGTCGGGGTCGCGCTGCTCGGCCCCGCGCGCGTCGACTACGCCGCCGAGCTCGCGGGCATCCCACGGCTCGCGCGGCTCCTCGACGGCGCGGAGCCCCTCGGGCCGCCGCTCGGGGCCGGCCCGCTGCGCCAGCGCACGACGGCGCGGTCGGCCGGCCGGATCCGCCTCGTCGGCGACGCCTCCGGGTACGTCGACGCGCTGACGGGCGAGGGCCTGCGCGTGGGCCTGGCCCAGGCGGCCGCCGCGATCACGCACCTCGAGGACGCCGCCGCGTACGAGCGCGCCTGGACGCGCTCGACCCGCGACTGCCGCCTGCTCACGTCCGCCCTGGTCGCGGCCGCGACCTCACCGCTGCGACCCGCCATCGTGCCGGTGGCCGTCGCGGCGCCCCGGATCTTCGCCGCCGGCGTCGAGCGACTCGCCCGCTGA
- a CDS encoding molybdopterin molybdotransferase MoeA produces the protein MRTIEEHLAAALALVRPLDPQEVALEDALDLVLALDVTCAVELPRFDNSAMDGYAVRASDVAAATAADPVRLVVLADLAAGSAEHPEVGPGTCARIMTGAPVPPGADAIVPVELTDGGLTQVRIDAGTRAGTHVRRAGEDARPGDLVLAAGTTLGPQQIAAAAAAGFARLLVHRRPRIAVLSTGSELVAPGAELRRGQIPDSNSFLLAAAVRAAGGIAVRIGAVPDDAATLRRVLAEQQGQVDAIVTSGGVSMGAYDVVKEVLTAEPGMEFVQVAMQPGKPQGLGTLTDGTPLFALPGNPVSAFVSFEVFVRPALRRLAGRMDLGRPEVCATVVDGWQPPGERTQYMPVALERGPAGWLARRAARGGSGSHLVAGLAGAQGLAVVGAGAGEVRPGDSVRVLVV, from the coding sequence ATGCGCACGATCGAGGAACACCTGGCCGCGGCCCTGGCGCTCGTCCGCCCGCTCGACCCGCAGGAGGTCGCCCTCGAGGACGCGCTCGACCTGGTGCTGGCGCTGGACGTGACGTGCGCGGTCGAGCTGCCGCGCTTCGACAACTCGGCGATGGACGGGTACGCCGTCCGCGCGAGTGATGTGGCCGCCGCGACGGCCGCCGACCCGGTCCGGCTCGTCGTGCTCGCCGACCTCGCCGCCGGCAGCGCGGAGCACCCCGAGGTCGGACCCGGCACGTGCGCCCGGATCATGACGGGTGCGCCCGTGCCGCCGGGGGCCGACGCGATCGTGCCGGTCGAGCTGACCGACGGCGGGCTGACGCAGGTCCGGATCGATGCGGGAACGCGCGCCGGCACCCACGTGCGTCGAGCAGGTGAGGACGCGCGGCCTGGCGATCTCGTGCTGGCCGCCGGGACCACGCTCGGCCCGCAGCAGATCGCCGCGGCGGCCGCGGCCGGGTTTGCGCGCCTGCTCGTGCACCGCCGGCCGCGGATCGCGGTGCTCTCGACCGGCAGCGAGCTCGTGGCACCGGGCGCCGAGCTGCGGCGCGGGCAGATCCCTGACTCGAACTCGTTCCTGCTCGCCGCCGCGGTCCGCGCGGCCGGCGGGATCGCGGTCCGGATCGGGGCGGTGCCCGACGACGCGGCGACGTTGCGCCGGGTCCTCGCCGAGCAGCAGGGGCAGGTCGACGCGATCGTCACGTCGGGCGGCGTCAGCATGGGTGCGTACGACGTCGTGAAAGAGGTGCTCACCGCGGAGCCCGGGATGGAGTTCGTCCAGGTCGCGATGCAGCCCGGCAAGCCGCAGGGGCTCGGAACCCTGACGGACGGGACGCCGCTGTTTGCGCTGCCGGGCAACCCCGTGAGCGCGTTCGTGTCGTTCGAGGTCTTCGTCCGCCCGGCGCTGCGCCGGCTCGCGGGCCGGATGGACCTCGGCCGCCCCGAGGTCTGCGCGACTGTCGTGGACGGCTGGCAGCCGCCCGGCGAGCGCACGCAGTACATGCCGGTCGCGCTCGAGCGGGGTCCTGCGGGCTGGCTGGCGCGGCGCGCCGCGCGCGGCGGCTCGGGCTCGCACCTCGTGGCCGGCCTCGCGGGCGCCCAAGGGCTCGCGGTCGTGGGCGCCGGCGCGGGCGAGGTCCGGCCGGGGGACAGCGTGCGGGTGCTCGTCGTCTGA
- a CDS encoding type III polyketide synthase, with the protein MSRIAAVAPVLPARASAQRDITAALAPLLTAAGSPRRAALERLHAATGVQSRHLALPLEGYRELDSFGRANDLFVAIGTDLAEQAVRAALADAGLRPDDVDLVVFTSVTGLSAPSIDALLVPRLGLRSDVKRIPVFGLGCVAGAAGIARVHDYLAGHPWDVAVLVSVELCSLTLQRGDDSTANLVSTGLFGDGASAVVMLGDGRAHASGSPGPDVVATRSRLYPETEGALGWDIGGSGFRIVLSASLADVVERHLGDDVADLLAAHDLKIGDVPTWIAHTGGPRILEAAARSLDLPRAALELSWRSLERVGNLSSSSVLHVLADTLARGDQAPGTPGMLFAHGPGVCAELVLLRWPDEA; encoded by the coding sequence ATGTCCCGCATCGCAGCAGTTGCCCCGGTCCTGCCAGCCCGGGCGTCCGCCCAGCGGGACATCACCGCGGCCCTCGCCCCGCTGCTCACCGCGGCCGGCTCGCCGCGTCGCGCCGCGCTCGAGCGGCTGCACGCCGCCACGGGCGTGCAGTCCCGCCACCTGGCGCTGCCTCTCGAGGGCTACCGAGAGCTCGACTCCTTCGGCCGGGCCAACGACCTGTTCGTCGCCATCGGCACCGACCTGGCGGAACAGGCGGTGCGGGCGGCGCTGGCCGACGCCGGCCTCCGCCCCGACGACGTCGACCTCGTCGTCTTCACCTCGGTGACGGGGCTGTCCGCGCCGTCGATCGACGCGCTGCTCGTCCCGCGGCTGGGGCTGCGCAGCGACGTCAAGCGCATCCCCGTGTTCGGGCTCGGCTGCGTCGCGGGCGCCGCCGGCATCGCCCGCGTGCACGACTACCTGGCCGGCCACCCCTGGGACGTCGCGGTGCTCGTCTCGGTCGAGCTCTGCTCGCTCACTCTGCAGCGCGGCGACGACTCGACCGCGAACCTCGTCTCCACCGGGCTGTTCGGCGACGGGGCGAGCGCCGTCGTCATGCTCGGCGACGGCCGCGCGCACGCGAGCGGGTCGCCGGGGCCCGATGTCGTGGCGACCCGCAGCCGGCTGTATCCCGAGACCGAGGGCGCGCTCGGCTGGGACATCGGCGGCAGCGGGTTCCGGATCGTCCTCTCCGCGAGCCTGGCCGACGTCGTCGAGCGGCACCTGGGCGACGACGTCGCCGACCTGCTCGCGGCGCACGACCTCAAGATCGGCGACGTGCCGACCTGGATCGCGCACACCGGCGGCCCGCGGATCCTCGAGGCGGCGGCGCGGTCCCTCGACCTGCCCCGCGCGGCGCTCGAGCTCAGCTGGCGATCGCTCGAACGCGTCGGCAACCTGTCGTCCTCCAGCGTGCTGCACGTGCTCGCGGACACGCTCGCGCGAGGGGACCAGGCGCCCGGCACGCCCGGGATGCTGTTCGCGCACGGCCCCGGCGTGTGCGCCGAGCTGGTCCTGCTGCGCTGGCCCGACGAGGCCTGA
- a CDS encoding histidine phosphatase family protein, whose protein sequence is MTAHQHGGPDEGVRLLLVRHGETPSNVRHVLDTAAPGASLTEHGSAQAARLATALAGAEIAAIYASTLVRTQQTAAPLAQSRGLPVHVRDGLREISAGELEMRGDHASIERYLATVFAWPEADLAPRLPGGEAGAAMLARFDGAVAGVVADLARGADGAAPTALLVSHGAAIRVWVAARTDNVDARFAAEHPLDNTDVVVVDGDPVAGWHVSSWASAGVTPSWSAPTRPARGGPPRRPPRPS, encoded by the coding sequence ATGACCGCGCACCAGCACGGCGGTCCGGACGAGGGCGTGCGCCTGCTCCTCGTGCGCCACGGCGAGACGCCGTCGAACGTCCGGCACGTGCTCGACACGGCCGCGCCGGGCGCGTCGCTGACCGAGCACGGCAGCGCGCAGGCGGCCCGGCTCGCGACCGCACTGGCCGGCGCCGAGATCGCCGCGATCTACGCCTCCACGCTCGTGCGCACCCAGCAGACCGCGGCGCCCCTGGCCCAGTCGCGCGGCCTGCCCGTGCACGTGCGGGACGGGCTGCGCGAGATCTCGGCGGGCGAGCTCGAGATGCGCGGCGACCACGCGTCGATCGAGCGGTACCTGGCGACGGTTTTCGCCTGGCCGGAGGCGGACCTCGCGCCGCGGCTGCCCGGCGGGGAGGCGGGCGCAGCGATGCTCGCGCGCTTCGACGGGGCGGTCGCCGGCGTCGTCGCCGACCTGGCCCGGGGCGCCGACGGCGCAGCACCCACGGCCCTCCTCGTGAGCCACGGAGCCGCGATCCGCGTCTGGGTCGCGGCGCGGACCGACAACGTCGACGCGCGCTTCGCGGCCGAGCACCCGCTCGACAACACCGACGTCGTCGTCGTGGACGGCGATCCGGTCGCCGGCTGGCACGTCTCCTCGTGGGCCAGCGCCGGCGTCACGCCGTCGTGGTCAGCGCCGACGCGGCCCGCACGAGGAGGACCACCGCGACGGCCGCCACGACCATCGTGA
- a CDS encoding HNH endonuclease signature motif containing protein, whose protein sequence is MFDDRVNEKAQVASDGDAPGSRGVAAGVCVARGGFVLVGLKASMLTLVGLSLAGVAAALADATASATATATATGACEAGAAGADRAGGAAARADEADGAAGAGSSVDADTAAARAVVAARAGQVALTAALRTARAATDAVLAEQFALAQDLDVRAPGASLVTALEGLDLAGVHDAVLIEAAAGWERITSLATARQGQVLAELAARRERAGLGEFTGDEVASRLVTTRAVADAKITLGMALAQAPAVHDALACGVLDHRKATALTDAVAHLDPDTAATVLAGALPVAPSLTVPALRAKVRRLELTCNPDATRDRARRERGDRHVRIAPAPGTTAMAWISALLPAEDAMTIYTAIDALAATADPADPRTVDQRRADALTDVCEVILRTGLTPTGTPLPTAHGTRPQLLITAAATTLLGLDDTPADLAGYGPIPADLAREIATDATWRRIFTDPGSGLVTAVGTRTYRPGADLTRTVVARDRTCTFPGCRMPAWRCDLDHRDPYNHHDPDAGGQTCPENLHCLCRHHHRLKTYAGWHVTRDASTGDTHWITPTRHRYTRPGRDTNPDPPPPTRPRAVIPSTPPF, encoded by the coding sequence ATGTTCGATGATCGGGTGAACGAGAAGGCGCAGGTCGCCTCCGACGGCGATGCGCCCGGTAGCCGGGGTGTGGCTGCGGGGGTATGTGTGGCGCGGGGCGGATTCGTGCTGGTGGGCTTGAAGGCGAGCATGCTCACGCTGGTCGGGCTCTCGCTGGCCGGCGTGGCCGCGGCCCTGGCCGACGCCACCGCCAGCGCCACCGCCACCGCCACCGCCACCGGAGCCTGCGAGGCCGGCGCTGCCGGAGCCGACAGGGCCGGCGGCGCCGCCGCCCGAGCCGATGAGGCGGACGGCGCCGCTGGTGCCGGCTCGAGCGTCGATGCCGACACGGCGGCGGCTCGCGCCGTGGTGGCGGCGCGGGCGGGGCAGGTCGCGTTGACGGCGGCGCTGCGGACCGCGCGGGCGGCCACGGACGCGGTGCTGGCCGAGCAGTTCGCGCTCGCCCAGGACCTGGATGTCCGCGCCCCGGGCGCGAGCCTTGTCACCGCGCTCGAGGGCCTGGACCTGGCCGGCGTGCATGACGCGGTGCTGATCGAGGCCGCCGCCGGGTGGGAACGGATCACGTCGCTGGCCACGGCCCGCCAAGGACAGGTTCTGGCCGAGCTCGCGGCTCGCCGCGAACGCGCGGGCCTGGGCGAGTTCACGGGCGACGAGGTCGCCTCCCGCCTGGTGACCACCCGCGCGGTCGCGGACGCGAAGATCACCCTGGGGATGGCCCTGGCCCAGGCACCCGCGGTCCACGACGCACTCGCGTGCGGAGTGCTGGACCACCGCAAGGCCACCGCCCTGACTGACGCGGTCGCGCACCTGGACCCGGACACCGCGGCGACGGTCCTGGCCGGCGCCCTGCCCGTGGCGCCGTCCTTGACCGTGCCCGCGCTCCGGGCGAAGGTCCGCCGCCTCGAGCTGACCTGCAACCCCGACGCGACCCGCGACCGCGCCCGGCGCGAACGCGGCGATCGACACGTGCGTATCGCCCCAGCCCCCGGCACCACCGCGATGGCCTGGATCAGCGCCCTGCTCCCCGCCGAAGACGCAATGACGATCTACACCGCGATCGACGCGCTCGCCGCCACCGCCGACCCCGCCGACCCCCGCACCGTCGATCAACGGCGCGCCGACGCCCTGACCGACGTGTGCGAGGTGATCCTGCGCACCGGCCTCACCCCCACCGGCACGCCCCTGCCCACCGCCCACGGCACCCGCCCCCAGCTGCTGATCACCGCCGCCGCGACCACCCTGCTCGGCCTCGACGACACCCCCGCCGACCTCGCCGGGTACGGCCCCATCCCGGCCGACCTCGCCCGCGAGATCGCCACCGACGCGACCTGGCGACGCATCTTCACCGACCCCGGCTCCGGCCTCGTCACCGCCGTTGGCACCCGCACCTACCGCCCCGGCGCCGACCTGACCCGCACCGTGGTCGCCCGCGACCGCACCTGCACCTTCCCCGGCTGCCGCATGCCCGCCTGGCGCTGCGACCTCGACCACCGCGACCCGTACAACCACCACGACCCCGACGCCGGCGGTCAAACCTGCCCCGAGAACCTGCACTGCCTGTGCCGCCACCATCACCGCCTCAAGACCTACGCCGGCTGGCACGTGACCCGCGACGCCAGCACCGGCGACACCCACTGGATCACCCCCACCAGGCACCGCTACACCCGACCCGGCAGAGACACCAACCCCGACCCACCGCCACCGACCCGACCCCGGGCCGTCATCCCCTCCACCCCACCGTTCTGA
- a CDS encoding isoprenylcysteine carboxyl methyltransferase family protein: MTVSSVTLFDLLIAAVAAERLAELVVARRNARWAFAHGGIESGRSHYPPMVALHAGLLAACVLEVHAAGRPFLPALGWAALVAALASQGLRWWCIATLGPRWNTRVIVVPGLALVDRGPYRWLRHPNYVAVVVEGIALPLVHTAWVTALAFTALNAVLLLRYRIPAEERALAGAAGPDSR, encoded by the coding sequence ATGACCGTGAGCTCCGTGACCCTGTTCGACCTGCTCATCGCCGCCGTCGCCGCCGAGCGCCTCGCCGAGCTCGTCGTCGCCCGCCGCAACGCGCGGTGGGCGTTCGCGCACGGCGGGATCGAGTCCGGCCGGTCCCACTACCCGCCGATGGTCGCGCTGCACGCGGGCCTGCTCGCGGCGTGCGTCCTCGAGGTCCACGCCGCCGGTCGGCCGTTCCTGCCCGCGCTCGGCTGGGCGGCGCTCGTCGCCGCGCTTGCGAGCCAGGGGCTGCGCTGGTGGTGCATCGCGACGCTCGGGCCGCGCTGGAACACCCGCGTGATCGTGGTGCCGGGCCTCGCGCTCGTGGACCGGGGGCCGTACCGCTGGCTGCGGCACCCGAACTACGTCGCGGTCGTCGTGGAGGGCATCGCGCTGCCGCTGGTGCACACGGCGTGGGTGACGGCGCTCGCCTTCACGGCGCTGAACGCGGTGCTGCTGCTGCGCTACCGGATCCCGGCCGAGGAGCGCGCGCTCGCCGGGGCGGCCGGGCCCGACTCGCGATGA